CGACCGGCGTGGACGTGATCTCGATGGGGAGCCTCACGCACTCCGCGCCCGCGCTCGACCTCTCCTTCCGGACGGGGACGGCGCCTCCCGGACCGAGTGACGACAGCGGGGGGCCGCGCCCGCGCGGCGGCCGCCGCTCTGAGAATCCGAGAGAGCGTGGTTTTTATAAACGCCGCCACGTCGTCGGACGTATGCAGACCCACATCGTTCCGGTCGGGTTCGACTACGACCGGATGATCGCCCCGCTCATCCGGGACCAGTTCGACGTCGACCGGGTGATCCTGTTGGAGGGGACGGTCGGCAGCGAGGCCAACGTCGAGTACTCGCGCAACATCGCGCGCAAGCTCGAACAGGACTTCCAGAACCTCCTCGGCGCCGAGACGGTCCGCGAGCAGTTGACCGACGTGTACGACTACGACGCCGCCTTCGAGCGCGCGTTCGACCTGATCAACGCAGAACTCGATCGGAATGAGGGAGTCGACGACGCCGACGAGCGCGAGGTGTGGGTGAACCTCTGTTCGATGCCCCGCCCCGTCTCGTTCGCGTTCGCGACCGCGGCCCACTCGATCATGGTCGAGCGGCAGGCGGACCGCGACCGGATTCACACCTACTACACGGCCCCCGAGAAGTACCTGGAGACCGAACTCGCGGAGGAGCTGCGCGCCACGCGCGACCTCCTCCGCGACCTCGA
The sequence above is a segment of the Halorubrum sp. 2020YC2 genome. Coding sequences within it:
- a CDS encoding DUF6293 family protein, translating into MQTHIVPVGFDYDRMIAPLIRDQFDVDRVILLEGTVGSEANVEYSRNIARKLEQDFQNLLGAETVREQLTDVYDYDAAFERAFDLINAELDRNEGVDDADEREVWVNLCSMPRPVSFAFATAAHSIMVERQADRDRIHTYYTAPEKYLETELAEELRATRDLLRDLDDGSGDEAIAEAGVDPERVADRLASTTDLLAEFDERGTTIGAKKIGDRHVIELPVASFQNVKPFEELVLFTLGEHGEFESVSELAETLAAELNEEYTDSFRSKVIYNVDRLGPGGKGYIEREEHGKSYRTSLSRIGKLWVRSHADEDRDYRDLA